A DNA window from Hevea brasiliensis isolate MT/VB/25A 57/8 chromosome 2, ASM3005281v1, whole genome shotgun sequence contains the following coding sequences:
- the LOC110638539 gene encoding WRKY transcription factor 23, translating to MEGKEVVKIENFVGSTTFPDHIQSSYPLQGLFDFCEGDRSSLGFMELLGMQDYSPFVFDMLPVPSMLQPAASKPVVTKIESPEALNQPATPNSSSISSASSEALNDEPVMAADNEEEEQQKTKKELKPKKTNQKRQREPRFAFMTKSDVDHLEDGYRWRKYGQKAVKNSPFPRSYYRCTSASCNVKKRVERSFSDPSIVVTTYEGQHIHPSPVMPRPSFAGAASESGFSATTFAMPMQRRLSLYQQQQQPLVNSFSPLGFGYNGTTNASFLHERRFCTNPAGSTLLEDHGLLEDIVPSHMLNEE from the exons ATGGAAGGGAAAGAAGTGGTAAAGATTGAGAATTTTGTTGGATCGACAACATTTCCTGATCATATTCAGAGCAGTTATCCTCTCCAAGGTTTATTTGATTTCTGTGAAGGAGATAGGAGCTCTTTAGGGTTTATGGAGCTACTGGGTATGCAGGACTACAGTCCTTTCGTGTTTGATATGCTGCCAGTACCATCTATGCTGCAACCTGCAGCTTCTAAACCAGTTGTTACAAAGATAGAATCCCCAGAGGCGTTGAATCAGCCTGCAACTCCTAACTCTTCGTCGATTTCCTCAGCGTccagtgaggctttaaatgatgaaCCGGTTATGGCTGCTGATAATGAGGAAGAAGAGCAGCAGAAGACCAAGAAAGA GTTGAAGCCCAAGAAGACAAATCAAAAGAGACAGAGAGAGCCGAGATTCGCTTTCATGACGAAGAGCGATGTTGATCATCTGGAAGATGGGTACAGATGGAGAAAGTACGGGCAGAAAGCTGTGAAAAATAGCCCCTTTCCTAG GAGTTACTATCGTTGCACCAGTGCCTCATGTAATGTGAAAAAGAGAGTAGAGAGATCTTTTAGTGATCCAAGCATCGTTGTGACCACCTATGAAGGCCAACACATCCATCCTAGCCCTGTTATGCCCCGTCCAAGCTTTGCTGGAGCTGCGTCAGAGTCTGGTTTCTCCGCAACTACTTTTGCCATGCCAATGCAAAGAAGACTATCGCTCTATCAACAGCAGCAACAACCCCTTGTCAATAGCTTCTCACCTCTGGGTTTCGGTTATAACGGAACAACAAATGCTAGTTTTCTACATGAAAGGCGCTTTTGCACCAACCCAGCGGGGTCTACTTTGCTTGAGGATCATGGGCTTCTTGAAGACATTGTCCCCTCCCATATGCTAAACGAGGAGTAG
- the LOC131175392 gene encoding uncharacterized protein LOC131175392, which produces MRYGSGGNESIKWNFHSEIKGCDEPVIVRFADPIKREIMHLVDKIFGPCFHEPMIRPTPNFRDSMGGTITASSKAATNTVFFFFFFFDKQPPTQLCQMTSQQTQVPQKFLQSSQQAVSDMLKEAQNLEQQQSVQITPEDLHHVQIKSETSPFDPTLV; this is translated from the exons ATG AGATATGGCAGTGGCGGCAATGAAAGCATCAAATGGAACTTTCACAGTGAAATTAAA GGTTGTGATGAGCCTGTAATTGTTCGTTTTGCGGATCCCATAAAAC GGGAAATTATGCATTTGGTGGACAAAATTTTTGGTCCATGTTTTCATGAACCAATGATTAG GCCGACACCCAATTTCCGCGATTCCATGGGAGG AACAATCACTGCCTCCAGTAAAGCAGCCACCaacacagtttttttttttttttttttttttgataaacaGCCACCAACACAGTTGTGTCAGATGACATCACAACAAACACAAGTTCCACAGAAATTTTTGCAATCATCTCAACAAGCAGTCTCAGACATGCTGAAAGAGGCTCAAAATTTAGAGCAGCAGCAGAGTGTACAGATTACCCCTGAG gacCTGCATCATGTGCAAATAAAGTCAGAAACTAGTCCATTTGATCCCACCTTAGTTTAA